DNA sequence from the Rhizobium lusitanum genome:
ACCAAGGATTTTGACGATACCGGTGTGTCGATAGTTGACCCCTGGGATCAGGCATCTCACTGACCGCCCGGATCACTCGGCAAAGCCCATTCAATCGGCTCCCGGCCATGTTCTTCCAGATAGGCATTGGCCTTGGAGAAATGTCGGCAGCCGAGGAAACCGTTATGGGCGGAGAGCGGCGACGGATGCACGGATTTCAGCACCAGATGCCGCTCCGTATCGACGAAAGCGGCCTTCTTCTGCGCGTAGGAGCCCCAGAGCATGAAGACGACGCCATCGCATTCGTCGTTGACCTGGCGGATGACGGCGTCGGTGAAGCGCTCCCAGCCCTTGCCCTGATGCGAGGCGGCTTGCGATTCCTCGACGGTGAGCACGCTGTTCAGCAGCAACACGCCCTGTTTCGCCCAGCTTTCGAGAAAACCATGACGCGCCGGCGGAATACCAAGATCGGCCTCCAGCTCCTTGTAGATATTGACCAATGAGGGCGGGATGCGCACGCCGGGGCGGACGCTGAAGCAGAGCCCATGCGCCTGGCCGGCGCCGTGATAGGGATCTTGCCCGAGGATGACGACCTGCACCTCATCCAGCGGCGTCAGGTCCAGCGCCCGGAAATACTCGCTGCCGCGCGGAAAAATCACCTTGCCGCGCTGTTTTTCCTCGACGAGAAAAGATTTGAGCTCATGCATATAAGGGCTGTCGAATTCCGGCGACAGCGCCTCCTTCCAGCTCTCTTCCAGCTTGATACCCGCTTCCGCCATCGTCTCTCGCCTTCGTCCGTTATCAGCATGTCGATTGAGGATGAAAGCGGCGGCGTGTCAAGAAAATGGCGGATGCCGTGATGACGAGATCACAGTTTTTCGGCTTCGCCGAACCATCGTGACGTGGCTTGCGCAACCTCCTCCTGGTTAGGAACACCCTCATCGACCCAGGCGACGATGCCGTCGGGGCGCACGAGCACGGCGCTCAAGCCAAGCCTGTCCTCGGCATCGCTTGCGAGATAGACGATCCGACCATTCCAACGGCTCGCCAGTGCTTGAAGCGGTGTATCCGTCTCAAAGTCCAGCAAGAGGCCTTTCCCGTTTCGGAGGTGATCACCGAGCTTCGTCCCGTCAGCCAGCTCGAAATCGGGAGCGCTGCGGCCGACGAGCGGGTGACTACCTCCAAGATCATAGCGGAGAGACACACCCCAGACGCGCTCGGCGAAATAGGTCGCGCCGTCGCGTGTGTCGATGAGATCACGAATAATGGCTTCGAGCGCGCGCGAACTCCTGCTCGGCCGCATGAGCGCCACCTGGGCGCGCGACCAGTCGAGAACCTGCGCTCCGACCGGATGACGTTCGCTGACGTAGCTATCAAGCAGATCGGCTGGCGCGTTACCGTGGATCGTCGCAGCCAGCTTCCATCCCAGGTTCATTGCGTCGCCAAGTCCGAGGTTAAGCCCCTGACCGCCCAGGGGAGAGTGGATGTGGGCGGCATCGCCGGCGAGCAGCACCCGCCCGTTGCGATAAGCCGTTGCCTGGTAGGCGCGATCCGTCCAGGTAGTCGCAAGCCGGAGGGCCGTCAGTGTGACGTCGGTGCCGGAGATATGGCGCAATACAGTCTGCACATGTTCGAGCGTCATCGGCTGTGCCCGGTGGAAAGCACCCCCGTCGAAATCGACCATCGCGATGGTCCCCGGCTTTTGGTAGGTATACATACCCGTCGGCGTATAGTGACGGCCCAAGCGGAGCTTGTCAGGGTCGGCCATCTCGACGTCGACGGAATAGCCGGTGAACTCGGGATCGGTGCCGACGAATGCAAATCCCGCCGCCTTGCGCACCGTGCTGCGGCCGCCATCGCAGCCGACGAGCCAGCGTCCGCGAAAAGCCTCACCACCGGCGCGAATGGTCACCCCTTCGCCCGACTGGTCGAGGCTCTCGACGCCAAGGCCGCGCCTGATCTCGACGCCCATCGCGATTGCACGAGCGGCCAGGACGGTTTCGAGATATTCCATCTCGACCGCCATGCTGGTGCCGGCCGGACTTGGCAGGCGATACGGCCATTTCGAGGTATCGACGTTGTCCAAATAGAACTGAATGCCTGCGAAATGACCGCCCGGGCGGCGCGGCTGTTGCATCCAATGCGGGGTGGTCGAAGCACTGCCGTCGGCCGGTTGATCTTTCGTGCGCTGCGGTTTCGCGATGTCGTCCAGCAACCCGCGGCGGTAAAAGGCTTCGATGGTGGGCGCGGAAAGGCCGCGCATGCCAAACGGGAGCCGCTTCAAGGGCGAATGCGGGTCTTCGGCTTCTTCCAGCACCAAGACCGAGAGGTCAGCGAGGCGCAACTCACAGGCGAGAAACAAGCCGACAGGGCCTGCACCAGCAATCACAACATCATAAATTTTAAACAGATCGGCCATGAACTACTCCTTTATGGTCGTTCGACCGGAGCGGTTCGTCGTTTTGAGAACCACACGGACGAACAATGGGGCGCTTGAGAGCGTCCGTTGTTCGTCGTGGGACTCATGCACTGGGCATGGACAGAGCTTCCGTTTCCGGAAGGACTTGGGCTAGACCACACCAAGTCGCGCCTTTTTCGACAGCGGCAACATAGCGCCTGACCGATCGATCGGCAAGAGAAGACGTTTTTGTCGAAAACCGCGTCGCGCCTTTCGACATCATCCCTTGATCCGCGCCATCTGCGGATCATAGAGCGGCTTCAGCGATACCTGACACGGCACGCGGCGCTGCGCGACATCAAGCTCGTAGCGGCCGCCAAGCACGAAATCCTCGGTAACGCCGTTGGGATCACGGACATAGCCATAGCCGATCGGCTTGCCGATCGTGTAGCCATAGCCGCCGCTCGACAGCCAGCCGACGCGCTGCCCGTCGCGATAGATCGTCTCGCGGCCGAGGAGCACCATCTCGGGGTCATCCGGCACGAAGCAGGCGAGCATCTTCTTTATCCCCGAGGCCAGTTGCCGTTCGATGGCCGCGCGGCCCCGGAAGGCGGTGCCCTTCTTCATCTTCACCGCCCAGGCAAGTCCTGCCTCCACCGGCGTGTGATCAGGGCCAATATCGGAGCCCCAGGCACGATAGCCTTTTTCCAGCCGGCAACTTTCGATAGCGCGGTAGCCGGCATTGACGAGACCATGATCGCGGCCGGCGGCCATCAGCGTGTCATAGACCGTGGTGGCATATTCCACTGGCACATGCAGCTCGTAGCCGAGCTCGCCGACATATGTGATGCGCAGCGCCCGGACCGGGCAACCATCGATGCCGATGGTCTTCACCCGGCCGAAGGGAAATGCAGTATTGGAAACATCGGCCGACGTCACCGCCTCCAGCACGGCGCGTGAATGCGGCCCCATCAGCGACAACACGGAATAGGCGGATGTGACGTCCACCAGCTCGGCATGCATCTCGGCCGGGATGTTGCGGGCGATCCAGTCGAAATCATGGGTGGCAAAGCCGGTGCCGGTGGTGATGTAGAACTCGTTCTCGGCGACACGCGCCACGGTGACATCGCATTCGATACCGCCCCGGTCGTTCAGCATTTGCGTATAGGTCAGCGCGCCCACAGGCTTGGCGACGTCGTTTGAAGCAATCCACGAGATCGCCGCCTCGGCATCGCGGCCCTTCAGTACGAATTTGGCAAAGGAGGTCTGGTCGAAAATGACGGCCGCCTCGCGCACCGCCTTGTGCTCACGTCCCACGGCATCGAACCAGTTCTGCCGTCCGTAGGTATAGACGTCATTCGGCTCTTCGCCGGTAAAGAGATCGGCGAACCAGTTCGGCCGTTCCCAGCCGAGCTTTTCGCCGAAACACGCGCCCTGCGCCTTCAGCCGGTCATAGAGCGGCGACTTGCGGCAGGGGCGGCCACTCGAATACTCCTCGAACGGCCAGGCCATGGTGTAGTGCTTGCCATAGGCTTCGAGTGTGCGGGTGCGGACCCAGTCGGTATCGAAGTGCGGACGGCCGAAGCGGCGGATATCGACCGGCCAGAGATCATAGGGCGGCTCGCCCTTCGCCACCCATTCGGCGAGCGCCATGCCCGCCCCGCCGGCCGAGGCTATGCCGAAGGCATTGAAACCGGCTCCGACGAAGAAGTTCTTCAGTTCCGGCGCCTCTCCGAGAATGAAATTGCCATCGGGCGTAAAACTCTCGGGGCCGTTCAGAAGCTGCTTCACGCCCGCCGTCTGCAGGCCCGGCACGCGCGCAAGCGCCTGCTCCATGATCTGCTCGAAATGGTCGAAATTGCTGTCGAGCAGCGTGTAATGAAAGTCGTTGGGAATGCCGTCGATCGCCCAGGGGACCGGGTTCGGCTCATAGCCGCCCATGACCAGCCCGCCGACCTCTTCCTTGTAGTAGGTCAGCCTGTCCGGGTCACGCAGCGTCGGCAGGTTCGAGGGAACGCCGAAGGATTCGGTGATGAGATATTGATGCTCGACGGAGACCAGCGGCACGTTGACGCCGAAGCGTGCCGCGAAAGCCCGCGTCCATTGCCCGGCGCAGACGACAACGCGCTCGCATTCGATGCGGCCCCTGTCGGTGATGACGGCGCGGATCCTGCCCTTGTCGATCTCGAGATCGAGAACTTCGGTATCCTCGAAAATCGAAACGCCAGCCATGCGGGCGCCCTTCGCCAGCGCCTGGGTAATATCGGAGGGATTGGCCTGTCCGTCGGTCGGCAGAAAGGCCGCGCCGACCAGATCGTCTATGTCCATCAGCGGCCAGAGATCGAAGGCTTCCTGTGGCGTCAGCAGGTGCATCTGCAGCCCGAAGGATTGCGCCGTCGTCGCCTGACGCTTGACCTCCGTCCAGCGCTCCTCATTGCAGGCAAGGCGCAGGCCACCATTCATCTTCCAGCCGGTGGCAAGACCCGTCTCGGCCTCCAGCCTCTTGTAGAGATCGACGGAATAGCCGAGCATCTGCGTGATATTGGCGCTGGTGCGCAACTGCCCGACGAGGCCGGCGGCGTGGAATGTCGTGCCCGAGGTCAGCTTCTTGCGCTCCAGCAGAACCGTGTCGGTCAGCCCAAGCTTGGCGAGGTGATAGGCCGTCGAGCAGCCGATAATGCCGCCGCCGATGACGACCGCCTTGGCTGTTTTGGGCAGTTCCTTCATCGCATCACCTCAAGAATTCCGGAATGATTGATAGGCGCGCTCAAACCGCGCCAGATTTTCGCTCGTATAGGCTGAATAATCGAAATCGATCTCGGAGTGGATTTCCGAGACCATGCTCCACATCGTCTCGCGCAATAGCGACGCGCATTTCATCGCCTGATAGCGCCGGCGCAGATCCTCGCTCACCGGCGCCTCGAAATAGGCTTCCAGCATCGCGGTTTCCTGGTCCTCGGAGAAATCATTGTTGGAAGCGAGACCGCCGAGATCGAAGAGCGGCGAGTTGAAACCGGCATAATCCCAATCGATCAACCAAAGCCGTTTGCCATCGTCGAGAAAATTGGCCGCCAGCAGGTCGTTATGGCCGAAGGCGATGTCGAAGGGGCCGGCCGCCTGTTCCAGCCGCGCGGCACTATCGAGGAAGGAAGGCAGCAATGACCGATGCCTGCTCCCTCCTTCCTCGAGAAGGGCGGCGTAGTCGCGTACGACATGGAAAACCCAGAAGATCGCGGCGGCACCGCGAAAATGCTGGGAAACATCTAGATGGCAGGAGCGGACGAGCGGCACGATGCGCGAAAGCATCGACGGATCGCGGATATCCTCGGCTGCAAGCGCCTTGCCGTCGATATAGTCGAGCACGAGTATCCCGGGCTCATGATGGATGACGGCGGGCGACAACCCGGCCGCATGCGCGGCTCTGCTCGCCGCCACCTCGTTGGTCCGGCTGATATGATGAACCGGAATATCGGTTCCGAGCCTGACGACGAAACGTCGCCCGCTATCCGTAACCAGATAATTACGATTGGTGATGCCGCCCACCAGCGGAGCGATCTCGATCGGCCCGTGCCAGATGCCAAGAGCCTGTATTCTGTCTTCGGGTGTTACGGCCATCCCTACCCCGGCGCGACGATTGCGCATCTCTTGGATGCAAGAGGTTCCCCACAAACGGAGGACTGTCAAGAACCGGCCACAAAATGAAACGGCCAAGAGGCTTTTTGTTGGGTTATGTCTGGAAGGAAGGTCTACCACATATTAACAGTAAGCTTCATCGTCAGCGGGATTTGGCTTAAAAATTGAATCTCGGGATGATTGCAAGACCGCTTGTCTTCGAGGCATTATCCCGCTCTAGATGTTCGCAGGCATGACCTCCTCCGCAAAGCCGCTTCCGGCGTTTTCGGATCATGCCCCAGATAGGATCGAAACCATGACGGGCATCTCGCAGACGCCGCTTCATTCGAACCATCGGGAACGCGAGATCCTGGAGGAGCTTCGGCTCGCCGGCGGCGCAAGCCGCATTCAGTTCCTCGCCGAGCGGCTGGATGTCTCGGAGGAAACCATCCGCCGCAATATCCGCAGCCTGGAGGCCCATGGCCTCGTCACCAAGGTTCACGGCGGCGTCCACATCAAGGACTCGATGATAGAGCCGCCGCTGCATTTCCGCATGAACGAAAATGCGGAGGCCAAACGCATCATCGCCGCCCGTGTCGCGACGATCATACAGGACGGCGACACGATCTTCCTCGATATCGGCTCCACTACCGCCTTCATCGCGGTCGCCCTGCAGAAGCACCAGAACCTGTTCGTTGTCACCAATGCCGTCGCCGTGGCGCATGCGCTGGCCGCCCGCAACGGCAACCGCATCTTCTTTGCCGGCGGCGAGTTGCGCAGCCATGACGGTGGTGCCTTCGGCGCGGAAGCGACCAGTTTCCTGCGCCGCTTCAATCTCCGTCATGCCATCCTGTCCGTCGGTGCCGTCAACGCCACCTCCGGCTTCATGCTGCACGATCTGGAGGAGGCCGAATATTCCCGCGAGGCGGCGCGGCGCGCCGAAAACCGCATCATCGTCGCCGACAGCGCCAAATTCGGCCGCAGCGCCCCCATCATCATCGACGATCCCGCCATCTACAGCATGATGGTCACCGACGACATGCCGCCGCCGGATATCCAGGCCATGCTCGAACGCAACGAGATCGACCTCGTGATCGCCGGCCAGCGCCGCGCGGAGTAGCGCTGAGCTGACCCGGCTACCCTAAGCCATTTCCATCGAAGGCGCGGCGATCACGGAATCTTCGGAAAACGCCGGCGAAATCCAGCGCGGCACGGCCGGACCGGCAAGATCGATAGTCAGGGAAAAGGGCCACCGGCAACCTTCCCACAGAGATGAAGGCAAGCGTGTAAGCCCGGAAGTCCAACGCCGATTTCCGTCCTCGACATAATGGAAGCCATCGACCAGCCGCTCGTCATCCGCTGAGATATGCCTGGCACCTGTCACGTCATCATCGATGACCAGCTTCGAGATGCAGACACCAAGCCGGCGGCCATCACCGGAGGAGCCGATCAGGTTTGGCGCACCCCATTCCGAGGCGAGCCACAGTTCGGACACCGAGGCCGGCACATGAAACTTCGCCCGCCAGTCGTCGATGACGGGATCGATGCGTTGTCCGTCGGCAACCAGATGCACATTGGCAAAGGGATCGTCGCTCAGGGCCCAGCCCAAATCGAGGGCGCGCGCGTGAAGCTGCATCCGAACGGCCTCGACGAGAAGCCCCTTTGAGACATAGGTTAGGCATCTAGCTCCACCGTTCTTCAGCAACTGGATCGAATCGTCCGTCGTCCGGGAAAAGAAAACGCGATTCCCATGGTCGATGTAACTCTCGGTCGGCAGTCCATTCGTCACAAGAATATCGTGCTCGTCCAGTTCGACATGCCAGTATGTCACCCTCTCACATTCGGCCTGGACAATTGTCGCTCCGTTCACAAGCGCCGAAGCGGGTATCAGAACGTCGGTCACGACGGTGGTGCGGATACCATGCGCCGGAGAAACAAAAAGGTCATGCGCAGGCTTGTTCGGCCCGAGGGCTCCAGCGGCAATCCGGATCGGCCAGCATGCGCTCGGATCTCGGGCATTGGCGCAATCCAGCTCAGCGCTTCCGATCCACCGGATGGGACGTTGTTGTGAGGATGCCGTGACGACGACGTCTCCAACCCGCAGCTCTTCGACGGGAATGTCTCCTCTCGTCGTTTGGATGAGCGTCCCCGTGACAAAACAAACGACGATCGTTCCGGTCGCGGCATCCAGTATAAACGTCGAAGGGTTGAGATTGGCCGCGAAGTTGAGCGTAAAATCACCGGCGGTTGTGACGAATGTCGCAATCTGACCGTCGACTGAAATGCTCGAGACTGCCCCTGGGCCGTTGTATGCGATGGTGGTCGCACCGGTACCTTGCTGATAGATAGTTCCGCCGAATTGCGTTGAAAAATTGAAGCGTGCGCCATCGGCCAGCGTAACCACTTGAGAGGAACCCGATCCGCCCCATTGATAGCTCCCCGCAACATATACCCAACCGACGGCAGAGGTTACTCCGCTGCCGGCTTCGAGGTAGGACAGGGCGCTAACGAAGATACCGCCGCCGCCGGTAATCGGTCCATCTATCTTTATCCAAGTTTGGCGGAAGCCGCCATAAATGCTGAGGGTGCTGGTGGGCGAAAGAAAAAGGCTGCCGATATCAGGCTGATGACCAAAATAAGGGGTAATGGTATCGCCGTTATCAACGACAATAGAATCTCCAAAGTCCGGAAGACCGTTCGGGGACCAATTGGCGGGATCTATCCAAATATTGTTGAGGTCGTGGTTTGTCCAAGTGTAGATTGCCATCGATATCCCCTCGGATCATGATGCCATCTGGAAAAGCCGCAAACGCGCCTAGCGGCTACCGGGTAAATGGTAGCATGCAACTCGCTTATTAGTCGAGTCTCATATATCAATAGTCTAGCTGTTCAACCCTTGCACATGGCTTCCAGCGTCAACGCCGCCTTGCTGGCATGGCGTTCCTTGTGGCGCAGCAGACGGAAGCTTCGGACAGGCAGGTCGAAGGCTGCTTGCACCAGCAAACCCTGTCCGAGATAGGCCCCGACCGCCGCACTGGAGATTGCTGCGGCACTCTGACCTGAGCAGACCGCCGACAGCACGGCCTCGTTCGACGGTAGGACCAGCGCGATACTGAGATCACGAGGCGAGGCGCCGAGCTTCGCGATGGCGTTTTCAAATTCCGATCGGGTGCCCGACCCTTCCTCGCGCATCACCCATGAGCTGCCCGTGGCAAGATCGGTTGCGGAAAGCGTCCGTCCGTCGGCCCAGGGGTGATCCGGCGGCACGACGATCACCAGCGCATCCTGCGCCACGACTTTCATCGACAGGGCCGGCACGTCCACCTCACCCTCGACGAAGCCCAGTTCGGCAGTGCCCTCGATCACCGCCTCGGTGACCGTGCGGGTATTGCCGATCGTCAGGTCGAGTTCGATACCGGGGTAATCACGATGGAACCGCATCAGCACGGGCGGCAGCCAGTAGCTGGCGATGGTCTGGCTTGCACATAGGCTGAGCCGGCCGCGCTGCAGGCCGCCGAGTTCGGAGAGCATGAGTTCGGCAGACCGCACACGCGCCAGCGTCGCCCTGGCCTCGCCGAGAAAGGTGCGGCCGGTCTCCGTCAACTCGATCCGACGGCCGACCCGATGAAACAGCTCGACGCCGTAATAGGCTTCGAGGTTCTTGATCGCCGAACTGACCGCCGACGGGGTCAGATGGATGGCCTCCGCCGCGTGCGTCAGATGCTCCCGCTCGGCGACGGCGACGAAAATGACGAGTTGCTCGAAGGTCATGGGAAATCATTCTAATTTATCGAACGAAACATAGGATAATATTCGATGGATGTCGACATCAGGAGGTGAGACTTTCCCGGCACAGCAATTCTTCACAACCGAATGACGGTGCTGCATGCCCCTTTTTCAACGAAGCGCGATCATCCTGCCCGGCCTCGCCCTCACCGGCGCCGTGGCGCTTCTTACCTATGCCGGCGAACGCCTCGAAATCGGCATCTTCGGTGGCAGGTGGATCGAGAGCATAGTGCTGGCCATTGCGCTCGGTATCGTCGTCTGCACCGTCACGCCGCTAAAGCCCACCTTCCGCCCCGGCATCGATTTCAGCGCCAAGATCCTGCTGGAAATCGCCATCGTCCTGCTGGGCGCCTCGATCAGCCTCTCAGCGATCGATCAGGCCGGTGTCTGGCTGATCGCCGGCATCGCCATCGTCGTCGTGCTGTCGATTGCCGCGACCTATGCCATCGGCCGGCTGCTTGGTCTGTCCCCGAAGCTCGCGACGCTGATCGCCTGCGGCAATTCCATTTGCGGCAACTCGGCCATCGTCGCCATCGCCCCGGTCATCGAGGCGGGCTCGGAAGAAACCGCTGCAGCCCTCGCCTTCACCGCCGTGCTCGGCATCGCCGCAGTCTTCTTGCTGCCGCTTCTCTATTTCCACGTCGGCATGAGCGTTGGGCAATATGGCGTACTGGCCGGCCTGACCGTCTATGCCGTGCCGCAGGTGCTTGCCGCCACCGCGCCTGTCGGTCTGCTGGCCGTGCAGACCGGCACGGTGGTCAAGCTCATCCGCGTGCTGATGCTCGGCCCGGTCATCTTCCTGCTCGGCATCATCACTAAGACCGAAACGGCTGCCACGGACGGCCATATGATCCATCACCGTTCGTTGGTCCCATGGTTCATCAGTGGCTTTCTGGGGCTGATGGCGCTGCGCTCCTTTGGCCTGATCCCGGATACGCTGGTTGCACCGATGGCACTGGTTTCGAACATACTGACGGTGATTGCCATGGCGGCGCTCGGCCTGTCGGTAAACATCCGCTCTGTCGCCCATGCCGGCGGCCGGGTGATCGCGGCAGCAACGCTGTCGCTGATGGCTCTCGGCATCATCAGCTACGCGCTGATCGCCGCGCTGCAGATCCACTAGCCCCGCCCTTGCCTCGGGTGGCACCGGATCTCCGCGCCGCAATCGACCCCTGAGCCGACAACAGCAGCGCGGCAATCTCATTGGCCGGCGAAGGATATCCGATCGCGTAGCCCTGAAGTCCGTCGCAGCCGGCCTGCGCCAGGAGCTGTGCATGTTCCTCGGTCTCCACGCCTTCCGCCATGACCTCGACACTAAGCGCCCTTGCGATCTCCACGATCGAGCCGACAAGGCGGCGCTGCTCGTCGGAGACGGTAATCGCCGTCACCAGTTGCCGGTCGATCTTCAGCCGTTTTGGTTTCAGCTTCACAAGCCCGATCAGCGAGGCGTGGCCGGAGCCGAAATCATCGATCTCGATATCGATATCCATCCTTTTGATCGCATCGACATTGGCGAGCACCCTGTCATCGGGATCGTCGAGGAAGATCGTCTCGATCAATTCGAAGACGATGGCATGGCGCGGTATGTTCAGCGTCTGCAACCGTTCGATCAGACCCGGATCAGCCAGGCGGCTTGCGGAAATATTGACGGAGATGCGTGGCGGCGTCAGGCCTTGTCCGACCCAGGCACCGCGGTCGGAGAGCGCACGATTGAGGATGGCCGCATCGATCTCAGCCGTCAGTCCGTATTCTTCGGCCACTTTCAGGAAGGCCGCGGGCGGCAATAGCCCCTTGCCCGGATGACGCCAGCGGGCCAGAGCCTCAAGCCCGACGATCCGCCGGCTGCGCGCATCCACCTGGATCTGATAGAAGGGCACGATTTCATTCCGCATCAGTGCCAGCCGCAACTCCTCCGCCAGCCGCCGCTCGGCCTGAAGATCGGATTGCAGTTTCGGTGTGAAAAACTCGACGCGATTGCGGCCAAGCTTCTTGGCCTGATAAAGCGCGATATCGGATTCCGCCAGCAGATTGCCGGCACCGTCGGCAACACTCCAGGCCGCACCGATCGAGGCACCCACCTGCAACAAGTCGTGACCGAAGCGTATGTCGCGCCGCAACCGCCACAGAATATCCTCGGCAATGGTTCCCACTTCGTCTGAAGTCGCGATATTGACCAGCACAGCGACGAACTCGTCGCCACCGACGCGGGCGACCATGTCACCGGCAGCGATCGCTCCCAGGATCCGCGCCGCCGCCGTTTGCAACGTCGTATCGCCGGCCGCATGGCCCCATTTGTCGTTGATCTGCTTGAAGCCGTCGAGATCGATATGGAGGATGGCCAGCGTCTCCACAGCCTGATCCGCACACAGCTCCGCGAGCCGGCGATCGAAGTAGCGGCGATTGGGAAGCCCTGTCAGATAATCGTGGTCGGCGGCATGCTCGACGCGCTCTCGGGTTTGCTCCAAAGCGATCGCGCGCGCTTCGGCAACCGCCTTCTGCTCGCTCAGCTCGCGGTTGAGCAGGACATCGGCGGTGACATCCCATTCCGCACCGATGAAAGATGGCGCGCCATCGGCCCCCTCGAAGAAATGAGCGCGCGAGCGCAGGTAACGAACAGCTCCGTTCGGCAGGACGATGCGAAATTGCGAATTGTAGAAGCCTTTCTCCGCAATGGCCGCGTCGAAGTCGGCGATGGCCTGTTCGACATCGTCGGGATGCAGGGCATTCAACCAGACTGCCGATGATACTTTGCGGTCGCGGAGGCCAGTCTGGTACAGCGTGTGCATCTGCAAATCCCAGAGGATCTCCTCCTCATTGAGATTATGCTCCCAGACCCCAATTTGCGACGTCTCCAGCGCCAGCTCCAGCCTCCTCAAGAGGTTCTGGAACTCCAGCTCGGATCGCCCTGATATCGCCTCTTCCACCGAGTTCGAACCCCCTCCGGACACATGGAAAGCTTACATAGTTTCGGCAGATATCCTGCCAGCACTCTCTTTAGCGATATTTAATAACCCCTCCATAGTTACGGGCTTTTGCCCGCAACCATCATCGGGATCGTTTTTTGGTTAATGATTGTGACGCGGCGGATTGGCCGCGAGATCGCGGAAATCGGCCGCCCCGTCAAGCACCGCACCGTCGGAAAGCTGCGTGACCGAGCGGCGGTAGATGCGCTGCCAGGGCGTCGCATCCGGCGGCACGGCGGGAATGCCGTCCCCCTTGCGCCGTTCAATCTCGGCCTCCTCCACCAGCATGTCGCAGAGACCCTGATTGAAGTCGATCCGGATGGTATCGCCGGTTCTCAGCCAGGCAAGCCCGCCGCCCGCCGCACTTTCCGGCGAGGCATTCAGGATCGACGGACTGTCGGCGGTGCCCGACTGGCGGCCGTCGCCGATCGTCGGCAAGCTGCGGATGCCGCGCTTCAGCAGCGCATCCGGCGGCTGCATGTTGACGACTTCGGCCGAACCCGGCCAGCCGATCGGTCCGGCGCCGCGAATGACGAGAATGGTATTCTCGTCGATACCGAGTTCCGCATCGTTGATGCGCTTGTGATAATCCTCCGAGCCGTCGAAGACCACCGCCCTGCCCTCGAACACGCCCTCGCGGCCAGGCTCCAGCAGATAGCGGCTGCGGAAATCCTCCGACACGACGCTCATCTTCATGATGGCGAAGTCGAAGAGATTACCCTTCAGCACCAGGAAGCCCGCCCGCTCCTTGAGTGGCTGCGCAAAGGGGAGGATGACCTCGCGATCCGTCGCCTCACGACCCTTCAAGTTCTC
Encoded proteins:
- a CDS encoding Hint domain-containing protein, translated to MAIYTWTNHDLNNIWIDPANWSPNGLPDFGDSIVVDNGDTITPYFGHQPDIGSLFLSPTSTLSIYGGFRQTWIKIDGPITGGGGIFVSALSYLEAGSGVTSAVGWVYVAGSYQWGGSGSSQVVTLADGARFNFSTQFGGTIYQQGTGATTIAYNGPGAVSSISVDGQIATFVTTAGDFTLNFAANLNPSTFILDAATGTIVVCFVTGTLIQTTRGDIPVEELRVGDVVVTASSQQRPIRWIGSAELDCANARDPSACWPIRIAAGALGPNKPAHDLFVSPAHGIRTTVVTDVLIPASALVNGATIVQAECERVTYWHVELDEHDILVTNGLPTESYIDHGNRVFFSRTTDDSIQLLKNGGARCLTYVSKGLLVEAVRMQLHARALDLGWALSDDPFANVHLVADGQRIDPVIDDWRAKFHVPASVSELWLASEWGAPNLIGSSGDGRRLGVCISKLVIDDDVTGARHISADDERLVDGFHYVEDGNRRWTSGLTRLPSSLWEGCRWPFSLTIDLAGPAVPRWISPAFSEDSVIAAPSMEMA
- a CDS encoding LysR substrate-binding domain-containing protein, whose product is MTFEQLVIFVAVAEREHLTHAAEAIHLTPSAVSSAIKNLEAYYGVELFHRVGRRIELTETGRTFLGEARATLARVRSAELMLSELGGLQRGRLSLCASQTIASYWLPPVLMRFHRDYPGIELDLTIGNTRTVTEAVIEGTAELGFVEGEVDVPALSMKVVAQDALVIVVPPDHPWADGRTLSATDLATGSSWVMREEGSGTRSEFENAIAKLGASPRDLSIALVLPSNEAVLSAVCSGQSAAAISSAAVGAYLGQGLLVQAAFDLPVRSFRLLRHKERHASKAALTLEAMCKG
- a CDS encoding YeiH family protein codes for the protein MPLFQRSAIILPGLALTGAVALLTYAGERLEIGIFGGRWIESIVLAIALGIVVCTVTPLKPTFRPGIDFSAKILLEIAIVLLGASISLSAIDQAGVWLIAGIAIVVVLSIAATYAIGRLLGLSPKLATLIACGNSICGNSAIVAIAPVIEAGSEETAAALAFTAVLGIAAVFLLPLLYFHVGMSVGQYGVLAGLTVYAVPQVLAATAPVGLLAVQTGTVVKLIRVLMLGPVIFLLGIITKTETAATDGHMIHHRSLVPWFISGFLGLMALRSFGLIPDTLVAPMALVSNILTVIAMAALGLSVNIRSVAHAGGRVIAAATLSLMALGIISYALIAALQIH
- a CDS encoding putative bifunctional diguanylate cyclase/phosphodiesterase, which codes for MEEAISGRSELEFQNLLRRLELALETSQIGVWEHNLNEEEILWDLQMHTLYQTGLRDRKVSSAVWLNALHPDDVEQAIADFDAAIAEKGFYNSQFRIVLPNGAVRYLRSRAHFFEGADGAPSFIGAEWDVTADVLLNRELSEQKAVAEARAIALEQTRERVEHAADHDYLTGLPNRRYFDRRLAELCADQAVETLAILHIDLDGFKQINDKWGHAAGDTTLQTAAARILGAIAAGDMVARVGGDEFVAVLVNIATSDEVGTIAEDILWRLRRDIRFGHDLLQVGASIGAAWSVADGAGNLLAESDIALYQAKKLGRNRVEFFTPKLQSDLQAERRLAEELRLALMRNEIVPFYQIQVDARSRRIVGLEALARWRHPGKGLLPPAAFLKVAEEYGLTAEIDAAILNRALSDRGAWVGQGLTPPRISVNISASRLADPGLIERLQTLNIPRHAIVFELIETIFLDDPDDRVLANVDAIKRMDIDIEIDDFGSGHASLIGLVKLKPKRLKIDRQLVTAITVSDEQRRLVGSIVEIARALSVEVMAEGVETEEHAQLLAQAGCDGLQGYAIGYPSPANEIAALLLSAQGSIAARRSGATRGKGGASGSAARRSARS